In a single window of the Prochlorococcus marinus CUG1415 genome:
- the bioA gene encoding adenosylmethionine--8-amino-7-oxononanoate transaminase, translating to MKPLDSKTPNQDWHPNIWPPFTQVNKSKPQIEVTHGKDALLFTKDPKKELIDAISSWWVTLHGHSNEYIADAIFNQSKKLEQVIFADFLHPQAKKLAERLSKLTKLERLFFSDNGSTAVEVALKIAFQSWQNKGETRTQIVAFDGAYHGDTFGAMALGERNIFNENFDNLMFPVRRVPWPSTWINDEEVENKENEAIQKLETLLKTPTVAVILEPLVQGAGGMNMVRPQFIKKVSEIIKNNNSLLIADEVLTGFGRCGSLFASQKAKIIPDLMSISKGLTGGFLPMGITLCKEKIFQSFIDDSPRKTFWHGHSFTANPLGCAAANASLDLLEKEPHKYLSFEEKHLSHLIKFKNLPHIKKIRVSGTIAAFDLDIGNKKGYFNNIGKEIKSLAMEQGLFIRPLGNVIYLLPPLCITDDQLEKSYWIIRQILENL from the coding sequence ATGAAACCTTTGGATTCAAAAACTCCAAATCAAGATTGGCACCCAAATATTTGGCCACCTTTTACTCAAGTCAATAAGAGCAAACCGCAAATAGAAGTAACTCATGGTAAAGATGCCCTCCTATTTACTAAAGATCCTAAAAAAGAGCTAATAGATGCAATTAGTAGTTGGTGGGTAACTCTTCATGGTCATAGCAACGAATATATTGCGGATGCCATTTTCAATCAATCAAAAAAACTTGAGCAAGTTATATTTGCTGATTTTTTACATCCACAGGCAAAAAAATTGGCGGAAAGACTTAGTAAATTAACAAAACTAGAAAGATTATTCTTTTCTGATAACGGTTCTACTGCAGTGGAAGTCGCTTTAAAAATTGCCTTCCAATCATGGCAAAATAAAGGAGAGACAAGAACTCAAATAGTAGCTTTTGATGGAGCCTATCATGGCGATACATTTGGAGCAATGGCTTTAGGTGAAAGAAATATTTTTAATGAGAATTTCGATAATCTTATGTTCCCAGTTAGGAGAGTCCCATGGCCTTCAACTTGGATAAATGATGAAGAAGTAGAAAATAAAGAAAATGAGGCGATCCAAAAATTAGAAACTCTACTTAAAACTCCTACAGTAGCAGTTATCCTTGAGCCACTTGTTCAAGGAGCCGGAGGAATGAATATGGTTAGGCCTCAGTTTATAAAAAAAGTTTCAGAAATTATAAAAAATAATAATTCTTTGTTAATTGCCGATGAAGTGTTGACTGGGTTTGGAAGATGTGGAAGCCTTTTTGCGTCTCAAAAGGCAAAAATCATTCCTGATTTAATGAGTATTTCAAAAGGCTTAACTGGTGGATTTTTACCAATGGGAATAACTTTATGTAAAGAAAAAATTTTCCAATCCTTTATTGATGATTCCCCAAGAAAAACTTTTTGGCATGGACATAGTTTTACTGCTAATCCTTTAGGTTGTGCTGCGGCAAACGCTAGTCTTGATTTATTAGAAAAAGAACCACACAAATACCTTTCATTTGAAGAAAAACATTTATCTCATTTAATTAAATTTAAAAATTTACCTCATATAAAAAAGATAAGGGTATCCGGCACAATTGCTGCCTTCGATTTAGATATTGGGAACAAAAAAGGTTATTTCAATAATATTGGGAAAGAAATAAAGAGTCTTGCAATGGAGCAAGGTTTATTTATTAGGCCCCTGGGAAATGTTATTTATCTCTTGCCACCTCTCTGTATAACCGATGATCAATTAGAAAAAAGTTACTGGATAATAAGGCAAATCTTAGAAAATCTTTAG
- a CDS encoding high light inducible protein, which produces MIKPEIVPKRKLPRYGFHSYNERLNGRMAMIGFIALILTEFFLKHGLLLW; this is translated from the coding sequence ATGATTAAGCCGGAGATTGTCCCCAAGAGAAAATTACCCCGTTATGGATTCCATTCTTATAATGAAAGACTTAATGGAAGAATGGCAATGATTGGATTTATTGCGCTTATTCTTACAGAATTCTTTTTAAAACATGGTTTGCTGTTATGGTGA
- the rlmN gene encoding 23S rRNA (adenine(2503)-C(2))-methyltransferase RlmN produces MKDLLGSSIKELENVALDYGQAAFRGRQIYNWIYNYRNKKKNIDQIEVLPLDFRKKLKDEGFKVSQLSFQEKSLANDGTLKLLLSTVDNESIECVGIPTEKRLTACLSSQVGCPMDCKFCATGKEGLKRSLKTSEILDQILFIENEMNRKVTNIVFMGMGEPLLNIDDLLFSIRSINEDFQISQRKITVSTVAVPKMISKLSSKSFQILGNCQFTLAISLHASNQKIREMIIPSAKNYDIKNIIEDSRQFVRDTGRRVSFEYLMLRGVNDKLEHANELSNLLKGFQCHVNLIQYNQIDEVEFKRASLKNLQIFQSRLSNNGIAVSFRKSRGLDKNAACGQLRQNASN; encoded by the coding sequence TTGAAAGATCTTCTTGGTAGTAGTATTAAAGAATTAGAAAATGTAGCTTTAGATTATGGTCAGGCTGCTTTTAGAGGTCGCCAAATCTATAATTGGATTTATAACTATAGAAATAAGAAGAAAAATATTGATCAAATAGAAGTCTTACCTTTAGATTTTAGAAAAAAGTTAAAGGATGAGGGTTTTAAAGTAAGCCAACTTAGTTTTCAAGAAAAAAGCTTGGCTAATGATGGCACTCTCAAGTTATTACTTTCTACAGTTGATAATGAAAGTATTGAGTGTGTCGGCATACCAACTGAAAAAAGACTGACTGCATGTCTTTCGAGTCAAGTAGGATGCCCAATGGACTGCAAATTTTGTGCAACTGGGAAGGAGGGTTTGAAGAGATCTTTAAAAACAAGTGAAATATTAGATCAAATTTTATTTATTGAAAATGAAATGAATAGAAAAGTTACTAATATTGTTTTTATGGGTATGGGTGAGCCTTTACTGAATATTGATGACTTGCTTTTTTCAATTAGATCTATAAATGAGGATTTTCAGATTAGTCAGAGAAAGATAACTGTAAGTACTGTTGCTGTCCCAAAAATGATAAGTAAATTATCCTCAAAGTCTTTTCAAATCTTGGGCAACTGTCAATTTACATTAGCAATAAGCCTACATGCTTCAAATCAAAAAATAAGAGAAATGATAATTCCAAGTGCGAAAAACTATGATATCAAAAATATAATTGAAGATTCTAGGCAATTTGTAAGAGATACTGGTCGGAGGGTCAGTTTTGAATATTTAATGTTAAGGGGTGTGAACGATAAATTAGAACACGCCAATGAATTGAGTAATTTGTTAAAAGGTTTCCAATGCCATGTAAATTTAATACAGTACAACCAAATTGATGAAGTTGAATTCAAGCGAGCCTCTTTAAAAAATCTTCAAATATTTCAATCTAGACTTTCTAATAATGGTATCGCTGTTAGCTTCCGAAAAAGCAGAGGACTAGATAAAAATGCTGCATGTGGTCAGTTAAGACAAAATGCAAGCAATTAA
- a CDS encoding J domain-containing protein: MKGETSYYKILGVNENASNNELRKAFCKLSIELHPDTTSLEIDVAKSKFQEVLEAYEHLNNSNLRKIYDDKLKENSRSRNNTNVLNNLVIDSNNQNLIGNRRPFSSGELFSLFLLIIIISISLICSIFIASFTGKELETIPLWLIK, translated from the coding sequence TTGAAAGGGGAAACTTCCTATTACAAAATTTTAGGTGTAAATGAAAATGCATCCAATAATGAATTAAGAAAGGCATTTTGTAAACTTTCTATTGAGTTACATCCTGATACAACTTCATTAGAAATAGACGTTGCTAAAAGTAAATTTCAAGAAGTTCTAGAAGCTTATGAACATTTAAATAATAGTAATTTAAGGAAAATATATGATGACAAACTAAAAGAAAACTCTAGAAGTAGAAATAATACTAACGTTTTAAACAATTTAGTAATCGATTCTAATAATCAAAATTTAATAGGAAATAGAAGACCTTTTTCAAGTGGAGAATTGTTTTCGTTGTTTCTTTTAATTATCATCATTTCTATAAGTTTAATTTGTTCAATTTTTATTGCTTCTTTTACTGGAAAAGAATTAGAGACAATCCCGCTTTGGCTAATTAAATAA
- a CDS encoding HEAT repeat domain-containing protein, translated as MTRNQDPNKESLAEIAVDPDVLARELALELEIDPLEQIDEDAFSKGLNITQECNQALTMLQGNREERIQGLRIFCEYRDKRSFPLLLPLLDQPCPVERMSAVYALGRNPCPTAVQKLVSLLETDDNAYVRRATAWSLANYDNQIVLEPLINALKNDVAAVRLWSSSSLAEIGNVSLENAQLAAEQLLVSLKIDNEPGVRSNCIWSLCRLYEKLNNSYQEIFIDECTKIALFDKEPSVMEEAKTALDSMGMQGFYN; from the coding sequence ATGACAAGAAATCAGGATCCTAATAAAGAAAGCTTAGCTGAAATTGCTGTTGATCCAGATGTTTTAGCTAGAGAATTGGCTTTAGAGCTTGAAATAGATCCTTTAGAACAAATTGATGAGGATGCATTTTCAAAAGGTTTAAATATAACTCAAGAATGCAATCAAGCTTTAACAATGCTTCAAGGTAATAGAGAAGAAAGAATACAAGGCTTAAGAATATTTTGCGAATATAGAGATAAAAGATCATTCCCCCTTTTGTTACCATTACTTGATCAGCCTTGTCCTGTTGAGAGAATGAGTGCGGTATATGCTTTAGGCCGTAATCCATGTCCTACGGCAGTCCAGAAACTTGTCAGTCTTTTGGAGACTGATGATAATGCTTATGTCAGAAGAGCAACTGCATGGAGCTTAGCTAATTATGATAACCAAATTGTTTTAGAGCCATTAATAAATGCTTTGAAGAATGATGTGGCTGCAGTAAGGTTATGGTCATCTAGTTCTTTAGCCGAAATTGGAAACGTTTCATTAGAAAATGCTCAATTAGCAGCAGAACAACTTTTAGTAAGTTTAAAAATAGATAATGAACCGGGGGTTAGAAGTAATTGCATTTGGTCATTGTGTAGATTGTATGAGAAATTAAACAATTCATATCAAGAAATTTTCATTGATGAATGTACAAAGATAGCACTTTTCGATAAGGAACCTTCCGTTATGGAAGAAGCAAAAACTGCCTTGGATTCAATGGGTATGCAAGGTTTTTATAATTAA
- a CDS encoding aldo/keto reductase: MQYRRFGRTNIKIPILSLGSMRFQKSWDQLDFSEVSYEEQNKVENILDLANKYGLSHVETAKYYGTSEVQLGMCFKNTKKIPNIIQTKIPPNSDPEIFERDVMTSIEKLKVKKIDLLAIHGINTDEHLHHAIRDGGCIDILRNLQKKNLIGYIGFSTHGKPSLIEKAISTNLFDYVNLHWYFINQENTKVINLANKYDLGVFIISPTDKGGHLHTPSTKMLELCSPLHPIVFNDLFCLRNKNVHTLSVGIAKETDFDLHLKAVSLLSESEQYVPKIINRLRQESINTLGLDWYQNWNRNLPGWEYTPGNINIPILIWLSNLIDWLDLEGFAKARYQLLGNGSHWFPGCNANLLDVDVSEGQLMNVLEGHINPKKVINKLRTLKEKFGDNIAKRLSTK, from the coding sequence ATGCAATATCGTAGATTTGGCAGAACCAATATAAAGATTCCTATTTTATCTTTGGGTAGTATGAGATTTCAAAAAAGTTGGGATCAATTAGATTTTTCTGAAGTTTCATATGAAGAACAAAATAAAGTAGAAAATATATTAGATCTTGCAAACAAATATGGCTTAAGTCATGTAGAAACTGCTAAGTACTATGGAACTTCTGAGGTGCAATTAGGGATGTGTTTTAAGAATACTAAGAAAATCCCAAATATTATTCAAACAAAGATTCCACCAAATAGTGATCCAGAAATCTTTGAGAGAGATGTTATGACAAGTATTGAGAAATTGAAAGTTAAAAAAATTGATTTGCTAGCAATACATGGCATTAATACAGATGAACATTTACATCATGCTATTAGAGATGGAGGTTGTATTGATATTTTGAGGAATTTGCAAAAAAAAAATTTAATTGGATATATTGGATTTTCAACTCATGGAAAACCTTCTCTTATTGAGAAGGCCATATCAACTAACTTATTTGATTATGTAAATTTGCACTGGTATTTTATAAATCAAGAAAATACAAAAGTTATTAATTTAGCAAATAAGTATGACCTTGGGGTTTTTATAATAAGTCCCACTGATAAAGGGGGACATCTTCATACTCCCTCAACAAAAATGTTGGAACTTTGTAGTCCACTTCATCCTATAGTTTTTAATGATCTTTTTTGCTTAAGGAACAAAAATGTCCATACTCTCAGTGTGGGAATTGCAAAAGAGACAGATTTTGATCTCCATTTGAAAGCTGTCTCTTTATTATCAGAATCTGAGCAATATGTTCCAAAGATAATAAACAGATTAAGGCAGGAATCAATTAATACTTTAGGTTTAGATTGGTATCAAAATTGGAATAGAAATTTACCTGGTTGGGAATATACGCCAGGAAATATTAATATTCCCATTCTGATTTGGCTTTCGAATTTAATTGATTGGTTGGATTTGGAAGGATTTGCGAAAGCTAGATATCAATTGCTTGGTAATGGAAGTCACTGGTTCCCTGGATGTAACGCTAATTTACTAGATGTGGATGTTTCTGAAGGACAATTAATGAATGTTTTAGAAGGCCATATAAATCCTAAAAAAGTTATAAATAAATTGAGAACCTTAAAAGAAAAATTTGGAGATAATATTGCGAAAAGATTATCAACAAAATAA
- a CDS encoding ferredoxin yields the protein MDFTDPLENVEENIEITGCEPVLGGKLADKAVWVDEARCIGCRYCVHVASNTFLVDDFHGRSRAMRQDGNSVNVIQEAIDTCPVDCIHWVKFEELDDLENNLDRDMFQSLGKPPRMNKH from the coding sequence ATGGATTTTACCGATCCATTAGAGAATGTTGAAGAAAACATCGAAATTACAGGCTGCGAGCCTGTATTAGGTGGCAAATTAGCTGATAAGGCAGTATGGGTTGATGAGGCTAGATGTATTGGTTGTAGATACTGTGTACATGTAGCTTCAAACACTTTCCTAGTTGATGACTTTCATGGTAGAAGTCGAGCTATGAGACAAGATGGAAATAGTGTTAATGTTATACAAGAAGCAATAGATACATGTCCTGTTGATTGCATTCACTGGGTCAAGTTTGAAGAATTGGATGATTTAGAAAATAATCTAGATAGGGATATGTTTCAATCACTTGGAAAACCACCAAGAATGAATAAGCATTAA
- a CDS encoding methyltransferase domain-containing protein, translated as MIEMDSKKWNEKIKNNFNDAAYRYFKHSNIQKFFAKKIVQFIKELNPQKKGEWMDLGSGPGILADEIEKKFSSQKVSRIDFSKKMLLENKLSSKKILWDLNNDLPSEINNCSLLTSNFCIHWLNNPEKILKNWFSRLISGGFLIISYPTKNCFPEWKDTCRKIDIEYSGLNFLCSKELLKDFKSTEIHYSEKFNYLENFEDVFKLFRSIKNVGAQSTNCKRKTVKELKKIQKFWPKNYNNTVNLSWQIEIQIIKKL; from the coding sequence ATGATTGAAATGGATAGTAAAAAGTGGAATGAGAAAATAAAAAATAATTTCAATGATGCTGCATATCGGTATTTCAAGCATTCAAATATTCAGAAATTTTTTGCAAAAAAGATTGTTCAATTTATCAAAGAATTAAATCCCCAAAAAAAAGGTGAATGGATGGATCTAGGTTCAGGACCAGGAATATTAGCTGATGAAATAGAAAAAAAATTTTCTTCCCAAAAAGTATCCAGAATTGATTTCAGCAAAAAAATGCTTCTTGAGAATAAATTATCTAGTAAAAAAATTTTATGGGATTTGAATAATGATTTACCTTCTGAAATCAATAACTGTTCTCTATTAACATCTAACTTTTGCATCCATTGGTTAAACAACCCAGAAAAGATACTAAAAAATTGGTTTAGTAGATTAATATCTGGAGGTTTTTTAATCATTTCATATCCAACAAAAAATTGTTTTCCTGAATGGAAAGATACTTGTAGAAAAATTGATATTGAATATAGTGGTCTTAATTTCCTTTGCTCTAAAGAATTATTAAAAGATTTCAAATCAACTGAAATTCATTATTCAGAAAAGTTTAATTATCTTGAAAATTTTGAAGATGTATTTAAGCTTTTTAGAAGCATTAAAAATGTAGGGGCACAATCAACAAATTGTAAACGCAAAACAGTGAAGGAGTTAAAAAAAATTCAAAAGTTTTGGCCAAAGAATTACAATAATACAGTGAACCTTTCATGGCAAATTGAGATTCAAATCATAAAGAAATTATGA
- a CDS encoding DUF2997 domain-containing protein, with the protein MPQRILRFKIHQDGRVEETVEGFTGNSCSEATKNLEDALGEVTVKNKKSDAFISNHSENLKQLNNESNVTF; encoded by the coding sequence ATGCCTCAAAGAATATTGAGATTCAAAATTCATCAAGACGGAAGAGTTGAAGAGACTGTTGAGGGATTCACTGGTAACTCATGCAGTGAAGCTACAAAAAATCTCGAAGATGCTCTGGGTGAAGTAACAGTTAAGAATAAAAAATCTGATGCTTTCATCTCTAATCACAGTGAAAACTTAAAACAACTTAACAACGAATCTAATGTCACATTTTAG
- the bioD gene encoding dethiobiotin synthase, whose translation MSSQDSIFKFIICGTDTDIGKTLISSFFVKGLNSFYWKPIQSGIESHTDSQTVEKLAQVSKEKIIKEAYVFTKPLSPHWAAEIDQKTINFDKLRLPKVQGSLIVETAGGLMVPITRNFLQIDQIKQWNLPVILVCKSSLGTLNHTLLSIEALKRRNIEILGLVVNGEKHLDNPKTLVDFSGIPLITEFPYIKKMDSNNLDILWKELEIKNKLISLLNSKIS comes from the coding sequence ATGAGTAGTCAGGATAGTATTTTCAAATTTATAATTTGTGGAACAGATACTGATATTGGAAAAACTTTAATAAGCTCTTTTTTTGTTAAAGGATTAAATTCCTTTTATTGGAAGCCTATTCAAAGTGGTATTGAATCGCACACTGATAGTCAAACTGTTGAAAAACTTGCACAAGTAAGTAAAGAGAAAATCATCAAAGAAGCTTATGTCTTTACAAAACCTCTATCTCCTCATTGGGCTGCTGAAATAGATCAAAAAACTATTAACTTTGACAAGTTGAGATTGCCAAAAGTGCAGGGCTCATTAATTGTAGAAACTGCAGGTGGATTAATGGTTCCAATAACACGCAATTTTTTGCAAATAGATCAAATAAAACAATGGAATCTTCCGGTAATACTTGTATGTAAGAGCTCACTTGGGACTCTTAACCATACCCTGCTTAGTATTGAGGCCTTAAAACGAAGAAATATTGAGATTTTAGGTTTAGTAGTCAATGGCGAAAAACACCTAGATAATCCAAAAACTCTAGTTGATTTTAGTGGTATTCCGTTAATTACTGAATTTCCTTATATCAAAAAAATGGACTCAAATAATTTAGATATACTATGGAAAGAACTTGAAATTAAAAATAAGTTAATCTCACTTTTAAATTCCAAAATAAGTTAA
- a CDS encoding DUF1257 domain-containing protein — MSHFSKIKTQLKEAEPLIKALNNLGYVINQEEKFVKGYRGKLTTVDISMNLPGDTKVGFKWDNTSNSYELVSDLDLWNFELPVERFISKVTQMYAYETIVSKTKEDGYQIVEQKNTNDGSIELVLTKWEN, encoded by the coding sequence ATGTCACATTTTAGTAAGATAAAAACTCAGCTGAAAGAAGCAGAGCCCTTAATTAAGGCTTTAAATAACCTTGGTTATGTTATCAATCAAGAAGAAAAGTTTGTTAAAGGCTATAGAGGTAAACTTACAACTGTTGATATAAGCATGAATTTACCTGGTGATACTAAAGTTGGATTTAAATGGGACAATACTTCAAATTCATATGAATTAGTTTCAGATCTTGATCTTTGGAATTTTGAGCTCCCTGTAGAAAGATTTATTTCAAAAGTTACTCAAATGTATGCTTACGAAACAATTGTTTCCAAAACAAAAGAGGATGGCTATCAAATTGTGGAACAAAAAAACACAAATGACGGTTCTATTGAATTGGTTTTAACCAAGTGGGAAAACTAA
- the rsmG gene encoding 16S rRNA (guanine(527)-N(7))-methyltransferase RsmG: protein MKKQNIPEEILSLITEEEINMFQELQIKIKELNNKTNLTRLTDGDDYWVSQVFDSIWPFKAFTNINFDNKRFLDIGSGCGFPGLAYAITHPNSEIYLIDSLKKKTDAIKILVEQINFKNNIHVINDRIENLAHQSSMRNNFNIATTRAVSNPSTVSEYILPMLKKEGFGVLYCGKWTNEESKNLDKTLEILEGKVKDKKEILLPRNKGTRNIILIQPKKFCPEIYPRKVGKPEKNPL from the coding sequence ATGAAAAAACAAAACATTCCAGAAGAAATTCTTTCCTTAATAACTGAAGAAGAAATAAATATGTTTCAAGAGTTACAAATTAAAATTAAAGAATTAAATAATAAAACCAATCTCACAAGATTAACTGATGGGGATGATTATTGGGTATCTCAAGTTTTTGACAGCATTTGGCCATTTAAAGCTTTCACGAATATTAATTTTGATAATAAAAGATTTTTAGATATTGGATCAGGCTGTGGCTTCCCAGGTTTAGCTTATGCCATAACTCATCCTAATTCTGAGATATACCTAATTGATTCTTTGAAAAAGAAAACAGATGCAATAAAAATTTTAGTTGAACAGATCAATTTCAAAAACAATATTCATGTAATCAATGATCGTATTGAGAACTTAGCCCACCAATCGTCAATGAGAAATAATTTTAATATTGCAACAACTAGAGCGGTTAGTAATCCATCAACAGTTTCAGAATATATACTACCAATGTTAAAAAAAGAAGGGTTTGGAGTTTTATATTGTGGCAAATGGACGAATGAAGAAAGCAAAAATCTGGATAAAACTTTAGAAATATTAGAAGGGAAAGTTAAAGATAAAAAAGAGATATTATTACCAAGAAATAAAGGCACCCGAAATATTATTCTTATTCAACCAAAAAAATTTTGCCCTGAAATTTACCCAAGAAAAGTTGGCAAACCTGAGAAGAATCCATTATGA
- a CDS encoding DUF3143 domain-containing protein — protein sequence MNPSKKPINQNSLQTLELWLTDLGAVKDINNPSKWYLLLSNWNATIIFEQEDLSVIWESEGQETKRLFSYCINREDVENAILQGP from the coding sequence GTGAATCCCTCTAAAAAACCTATTAATCAAAATTCATTGCAAACATTGGAATTGTGGCTCACTGATTTAGGTGCTGTGAAGGATATTAATAATCCATCTAAATGGTATCTGTTACTTTCAAATTGGAATGCAACTATTATTTTTGAACAAGAAGATTTAAGTGTTATCTGGGAAAGTGAAGGACAAGAAACTAAAAGACTATTTTCCTATTGCATTAATAGAGAAGATGTGGAAAATGCAATACTGCAGGGACCTTAA